The genome window CACTGCCGGGGGCCGCCAGCGCATTAGCTCTGTGTTGAGCCGCTTCGAGAAGATTGACGTGTTCGTGCTAGAGTTAGGTGCTAACGACAGCCTACGGGGCATTCCCGTCCGCGAAACCACCCAGAATTTACAGTATATTCTGGATGAAGTGCGCCGCGCCCACCCCGAAGCCCGCGTGGTGCTGGTAGGCCTAGAATTTCCCTTCGACTTGGGGCCGCTGGCTACCTTGGGGGGCGGCCGCATGGGTCATTACGCCCAGGAGTTCAAGGCTTTATTCCGCCAATTGGCCGAAAAAAACGAGGTCGATTTTGTGCCCTTCTTGCTTCACGGCGTCATCGGCCAGCGCCACCTCAACCTCCCCGACGGCGTGCATCCCAACGCCGAAGGCCAGAAGATTCTGGCCAACAACGTATGGGCAGTGCTGGAAAGAGTGATTCAGTGAAATGGTGATTGAGTAAAGT of Hymenobacter sublimis contains these proteins:
- a CDS encoding arylesterase; translation: MQSILFFGDSLTAGYQLRASESFPSRIQEKIDALHLPYKAYNYGVSGETTAGGRQRISSVLSRFEKIDVFVLELGANDSLRGIPVRETTQNLQYILDEVRRAHPEARVVLVGLEFPFDLGPLATLGGGRMGHYAQEFKALFRQLAEKNEVDFVPFLLHGVIGQRHLNLPDGVHPNAEGQKILANNVWAVLERVIQ